A single genomic interval of Devosia oryziradicis harbors:
- a CDS encoding HPr family phosphocarrier protein — translation MDGAAGGGRAVAQQLTIVNRKGLHARASARFVRTAECFDATVNVIKDGTSVNGNSIMGLMMLGAGPGSTILVQASGKQAREALEAIVELVNNGFDEDVEGTAG, via the coding sequence GTGGACGGCGCGGCAGGGGGCGGCCGGGCCGTCGCGCAGCAACTGACCATCGTCAACCGCAAGGGACTGCACGCCCGCGCCTCGGCCCGCTTCGTGCGCACCGCCGAATGCTTCGATGCTACGGTCAACGTCATCAAGGACGGCACCTCGGTCAACGGCAACTCGATCATGGGGCTGATGATGCTCGGCGCCGGCCCGGGCAGCACGATCCTCGTGCAGGCCAGCGGCAAGCAGGCCCGCGAGGCGCTCGAGGCGATCGTCGAGCTGGTCAACAATGGCTTTGACGAAGACGTGGAAGGAACCGCGGGTTGA